A single Nicotiana tabacum cultivar K326 chromosome 5, ASM71507v2, whole genome shotgun sequence DNA region contains:
- the LOC107819526 gene encoding uncharacterized protein LOC107819526: protein MAEALTELEKIQTRILQRITNLELSLETSYNNSSSATTNSSLSAATAADTTTEGRLSSILVANGVRDFSFKRVPSDYYDWPLEARRDVLGAASIHHLCKSIVLVNTQAPSNITDCSDRNNSKYYVVVVQYTARFNAETVKNFLYTLNDGKIAKKKFNMRLAPEETSGKLTGYEHNGVTCVGMKTDIPVILDEAITKLNPDYFWLGGGEIDLKLGMRTSEFIKSVKPFIVNCSGA, encoded by the exons ATGGCGGAAGCACTAACCGAGCTGGAAAAAATCCAGACCCGAATCCTCCAACGGATAACAAATCTAGAGCTATCTCTAGAAACTTCCTATAATAATTCCTCCTCCGCCACCACAAATTCTTCTCTCTCCGCCGCCACCGCCGCCGATACAACCACCGAAGGCCGCCTTTCGAGCATTCTCGTCGCCAATGGCGTTAGAGATTTCAGCTTCAAGCGCGTCCCCTCTGATTACTACGATTGGCCTCTCGAAGCTCGTCGTGACGTTCTCGGTGCTGCATCCATTCATCATCTCTGCAAAAGCATTGTTCTG GTTAATACTCAAGCCCCATCTAATATTACTGATTGTAGTGATCGTAACAATTCAAAGTACTACGTCGTTGTTGTACAG TATACTGCTCGATTCAATGCTGAGACTGTGAAGAATTTTCTGTACACTCTCAATGATGGCAAAATAGCCAAAAAGAAATTCAACA TGAGGCTTGCTCCTGAGGAGACATCAGGAAAACTGACTGGTTATGAACACAATGGAGTTACATGTGTTGGCATGAAAACGGATATACCG GTGATTTTGGATGAAGCAATCACAAAGCTCAACCCTGACTACTTCTGGTTAGGAGGTGGTGAGATTGATCTTAAACTGGGGATGAGGacatcagaattcatcaagtctGTCAAACCATTTATTGTCAACTGTAGCGGTGCTTAA